Genomic DNA from Burkholderia plantarii:
GCGATGTAGCCGCTCGCGGCCGGGTCGAAGTGATAGAAGTTGTAGATGTCGGGGTTCTGGCCGGTGGCCACCAGGATCCGGTTGCCGCCGACGCCGGTCAACTGGCCGAAGTGCTGGCCGCGCTGGTAGTCGGTCATCGACAGGCGCGGGTCGTCCGGATAGGTGAACGGATCGACCGTGTTGGCCACGAAGGTGCCGCCCGCGCTGCCCGAGTAGATGTTCATGCCGCTGTAGTAGAGCGCGGCGTCGGTGACCGGGTCGGGCGCGGCCACCGCCTCGAAGTTCAGCGCCTGCAGCTTCCAGACCAGGTTGCCGTTGCCGTCGTAGGCCTGCAGGTCGGTCGCGCCGTTGCGGCCGAGATCCCAGCCGCCGCCCCACGGATTGTTCAGCACGTAGAGCAGGCCCGCCGTGTCGCGGCCGATGCCGACCACGCGCGTGAAGCGCTTGTCGCCCACCTGCCCCCTGGTGCCGGTGGTGGTGTCGAGGTAGCCGCCCTGCACGCCGAAGGTGCCGGCCAGCGTGGGCGTGCCGTTCAGCGCGTAGCGCTTGATGTTCATGTCCGGGCCTTCGTCGCCCACCATCAACTGGCCGGTCGGCGCGTCGAAGTACAGCGCCGACGGATGCGCGCCGCTGGCCATCCGGATCGTGTTCAGCAGCGCGCCGGCCGCGCTGTATTCGAGGATCGTGCCGGCGGCCTGCTGCGCGACCCACAGGTTGCCGGACGCGTCGAGCGCGAGCGCGCCGGGGCCGGCCACCGTGATGTCGCGCTGCCAGACGCCGTCGGTGGTGAACACGCGCACGCGGTTGCTGAAGAAGTCGCTCGCGTAGAGCAGCGTGCCGGCGGTGGCGAGGCCGGTGATCACGTCGGCGCGGCTGATGTTGTTCCAGACGCTGACGTTGATCGACAGGTCGCGCAGCCCGGTCGTGCGGTTGTAGCGGCCCACCGTGCCGCTCAGGTTCTTGCCCTGCAGCGGCGTGAAGATCGAGGTGGCGTTGCCGGTGATCGCGCCGCCCTGGAATTCCGCGTGCGTGCCGATCGAGCCGAGCGTCCGGCCGTTCTGGTAGACGCCCACGGCGCCGGCGTTCTCGTCCCAGAACGACGCCGTGTAGATCACCCCTTCCGGCGCCACCCACATCGAGCGCGCGCCGTTGCCGACGTGCGAGGCGATCGTGCCGTAGGTGTTCGCGATCCAGTCGGTCGTGTATTGCGCGTGGCCGGCCGGCGCGAGGGCGGCGAGGCACGCGGCGGCGAGGGCGGCGCGCAGGCGTTGCTGGAACATGGCGATGATCTCCGGACGAGAGGACGGGAAAACCTCGAGCGCCGCATCGAGTGCCCGGGCCGGGGCCAGATGCGCCGCGTTACGTCAGACAGATATCACAGAGAAATCGGAAAAAAATTCCGCGACGCCTGCCTTGCGGCGCCCGGCGCGGGATTGGCGTCGGCGCACGGGCGGCGTCGTCGGATCGGCCCGCGAATGTCACGCGGGCGTGACGGATTTGTCACCGCGTTGTCGCGAACGGCGGCGGGACCGGGACGGGGATTTTGCGGAAAAAGAGACCGATGTGGCGCGCCGGGCGGTGCGCGAGCGGTGAGTGTGATGCGTGCGGCCGGAGGCCGGTGGGAGGCCGGCTGGTATCGGCGTGCCGGCGGCGCGCGTCGCTGGCTTCGTTCGTCGGGCTTTCCCGGCCGGCGAACGACGCTCGGTTCGCGATGCGCGATGCGGCCGGCGGCGCGTGTCGTCGGCGTTGGCCCCGCTATATCAAGCGGCGTCGAGCGGCAGGATTTCTATCCAGTTCGAGCCGTTGCCGCCCGCCACGCGCGCCACCGGTGTCAGCGCGCCGGTGCCCGCATCGACGCGGTACAGCGAGATGAACGGCGAAAGCTCGCCGCTCGCGGCCAGCAGCGTGCCGTCGGGCGAGAGGCGGATGCCGCGCGGCTGCTTTTCGGTTTCGATGCAGCTCGCGTAGTGCAGCGCGCGGTTCTCGCCGACGCGGAACGTGATGATGCGGCTCGCGGTGCGCTCGGTCGCGTGGACGAAGCGGCCGTCCGGCGACACCTGCAGGTCGGCGGCCCAGACGCTGGGCGCGGTCGGCGCGGGCGGTCGCGGCGCGCCGTGCGGCAGGTGCGCGATGCTCGGCGCGAGATCGGACACGGTCGCCTCGCCGAGTTCGCCCGTCACCGGATCGCGCGCGATCGCCAGCACCGTGCCGTGGAATTCGCCGATCGCGTAGAGCGTCGCGCCGTCCGGCGCGAGACGCAGATGGCGCGGCCCGAAGCCGGCCGGCGTCGCGAGTTCGCCGCGCGCGATCAGCGCCGCCTCGTCGCCGGCGCGCGCGATGCCGTAGAAGAAGATCCGGTCGAGGCCGAGCGAGGCCGCGTAGGCGTAGCGGTCGTCGTCGGAGACGATGATCGAATGCGCGTTCTGGATCCGGTCGATGAACTGCAGCGGGGTGCCGTCGCCGTTCTCGAGCCGGCTCGCGTCGAACACGAACAGGCGGTTGCCGCCGTAGGACGCGCCGAACAGCAGGCGCGCGGCGTGATCGACCGACAGGTAGGCGAGGCTCGCGTCGATCGGCGTCGAGAAGCGTTGCGTCAGCGCGCCTTGCGCGCCGATGTCGTAGCCCACGATGGTCGGCTGCGTGCCGCGCGTGGCCACGTAGAGGCGCTTGCCGTCGTAGGTGGGCGCCTGCGGCATCACCACGCTGCCGGCCGGCGTGCGGGCGAACGGCTCGAGCCGGCCCTGCGCCGCGTCGAGATGGTAGACGGAAAGATCGCCGTCCTCGGAGTTCGAGACGTAGACGACGTGGGAGGTGGACAGCGGAGTGGTCATCGGATCGCGGATCGGTTCGTGAGGCGGGGGCGTGCCGTCTGCCGAAGTGCCGCGGCGTCGCCGGAACGGGCACCGGGCGCGGCGGATGGCGGCGCGGGGCCGGTTAGGTGTTACGTCATCATATAACTTCGAGAAAGCCGGGCGCAATCGCAAAGGGACGGAAGTCGGTGTAAACGCGGAGCGTTGTCGCTCGATCTGGCGGGCGCGGGAAGGCGGGCAGGCGGGAAGTACGACAACTTCGCGGGGCGGCCTCCGGCGGCGGAGCCCGATGAGTCGAGCGGCTGCGCAGGACGCCGGGACGGCGCGCGGCGGCCAAGCCGGTGTGCCGATGCACGCCGCGAGCGATGCGATTGCCGATCGGGCGCCGGCCGCGGCACCGACCGCTTCGCGTCACCCATCATCGCGAACCGCGCCGCCGGCGAACGCGGTTCTCGCGGAACTCAGTCGGCCGCCCCCGTCGCGAAGCGTCGCCCGGCCGCCTCGCCCTCGTCGCCCGTCAACTCCTCCAGCGCGCGCCCCTTGGTCTCGATCCCGAGCCAGGCCACCGCCAGCGCCGCGACCACGAACGACAGCGCGCCGAGCGTGAATACGCCGCCCTGCCCGAACCGCGGCAGCACCAGGCCCACCGCGTAGGGGCCGATCAGCGAGCCGACCCGGCCGATCGCCGAGGCGAACCCGGAGCCGGTCGCGCGCGCGCCGGTGCCGTACAACTCGGGCGTATAGGTATAGAGCGCGGCCCACATGCCGAACAGGAAGAACTGCATCGCGAGCCCGGTGCCGATCAGGAGCGCCACGCTCTGGCCGTGCAGCGCGGTCTGTCCGTAGACGTAGGCCATCGCGCCGCCGCCGACCAGCGAGGCGATGGTGGTGGGCTTGCGGCCCCGGCGCTCGATCAGCCAGGCCGCGCAGAGGAAGCCCGGCACGCCGCCCAGCGAGATCAGCACGGTATAGAGCACCGACTGCGTGACCGCGAAGCCGGCCTGCTGCAGCAGCGCGCCGAGCCACGAGGTGAGGCCGTAGAAGCCGAGCAGCGCGAAGAACCAGAGCAGCCAGACCATCGTCGTGCGGCGCCGGTACGGGCCGCTCCAGATCTCGCGGAACGCGCCGCGGCCGCGCGTGACGGCCGGCCCGGCGAGCCGCGACGGCGCCGGCAGCGAGGCGAGTCCGGCCGAGCGCATCACCCTGGCCTCGATCCGGTCGAGCACGCGCGCGGCCTCGTCGCGGCGGCCGCGGTGTTCGAGCCAGCGCGGCGACTCGGGCACGACGCGGCGCACCACCAGCACGAACACGGCCGGAATCGCCAGCAGCGCGAACACGGCGCGCCAGCCGAGCGGCGGCAGCACGAAGTACGACACCACGCCGGCGCAGATGAAGCCGAGCGGCCAGAAGCCGTCGATCAGCGCGATCAGCCGGCCGCGACTGGCGGCGGGCACGAATTCGGACAGCAGCGTCTGCGCGATCGGGAATTCCATGCCCATGCCGAGCCCGAGCAGCACGCGCCAGGCGATCAGCGCCTCGACGCTCTGCGCGGTCGAGCATAGATAGGACGCGGCGCCCCACAGCACCATGCTCCACTGGAACACCGGCCGGCGGCCGAAGCGGTCGGCCAGCAGCCCCGCCAGCGCCGCGCCCGCCACCATGCCGAAGAAGCTCGCGCTGGCGACGAGGCCCGCCATC
This window encodes:
- a CDS encoding lactonase family protein gives rise to the protein MTTPLSTSHVVYVSNSEDGDLSVYHLDAAQGRLEPFARTPAGSVVMPQAPTYDGKRLYVATRGTQPTIVGYDIGAQGALTQRFSTPIDASLAYLSVDHAARLLFGASYGGNRLFVFDASRLENGDGTPLQFIDRIQNAHSIIVSDDDRYAYAASLGLDRIFFYGIARAGDEAALIARGELATPAGFGPRHLRLAPDGATLYAIGEFHGTVLAIARDPVTGELGEATVSDLAPSIAHLPHGAPRPPAPTAPSVWAADLQVSPDGRFVHATERTASRIITFRVGENRALHYASCIETEKQPRGIRLSPDGTLLAASGELSPFISLYRVDAGTGALTPVARVAGGNGSNWIEILPLDAA
- a CDS encoding MFS transporter, translated to MSAAAPSASAAPASAAARLERLPFSRYHALICAVIAIAFFFDSVDLGTMTFVLGSIRKEFGLSTAMAGLVASASFFGMVAGAALAGLLADRFGRRPVFQWSMVLWGAASYLCSTAQSVEALIAWRVLLGLGMGMEFPIAQTLLSEFVPAASRGRLIALIDGFWPLGFICAGVVSYFVLPPLGWRAVFALLAIPAVFVLVVRRVVPESPRWLEHRGRRDEAARVLDRIEARVMRSAGLASLPAPSRLAGPAVTRGRGAFREIWSGPYRRRTTMVWLLWFFALLGFYGLTSWLGALLQQAGFAVTQSVLYTVLISLGGVPGFLCAAWLIERRGRKPTTIASLVGGGAMAYVYGQTALHGQSVALLIGTGLAMQFFLFGMWAALYTYTPELYGTGARATGSGFASAIGRVGSLIGPYAVGLVLPRFGQGGVFTLGALSFVVAALAVAWLGIETKGRALEELTGDEGEAAGRRFATGAAD